Part of the bacterium genome, TTGTCCCGTCCGGATGAGTTACTGACCGAGAGCGTACAGGCTTGCGGTATCAGGAGCGGCAATAGAAATACGGTGTGGTGGGCGGAGCTGGGCAATCTGCTGAGTCCGTGGCGTGTTGGGGATGAGGTGGTGGTATTGCTGAGCAAGGAAGGTTATTACGGTATAGTGCGATACCAGCTGGACAACAAAAGCGACATGGTGAAGCTGCCGGACATTACTCTTAGCGCGGTGCCTGAAATTGAGATAAAGCAGAGCGTGGATGGCGGTATGGAATTAAGCTGGCAAGCGGTGAATGATCCATTAGTGATCGGGTACAGCGTGTACCGGATATCAGATGATCAGACCTATGAGCGGTTGAATAATGAGATCATCAAGGGGACGTCCTTTACCGTGAACAATGCGGCGATCGACGGTCGGTTTGAGTTACGGCTTGTGTTTGCGGGTGGCTGGGAGTCGGGCTTTTATACCGCGGTTGTGGATAAGGTCGCAGACGGTGTGCAGACTGATGGTGATGTAAGGATTCCAGTGGCATTTGCGCTAGATCAGGCGAAACCAAACCCCTTTGTCGGTCAGACCGAGATCAGTTTTACGGTGGCGCAGACCCGGTCGGTGGAGTTGAAGGTTTATGATATCGCGGGCAAGCTGGTGCGGACCCTGAAAAACGAGGTGCTGGAACCGGGTTATTATACCTGCACCTGGAATGGCTCTGATGATGCGGGAAGCGCGCTGCCAGCCGGTGTTTATTTCGTTGAATTAAGGACCGGTCACGGAAAATATACAGAGAAAGTGATCATGAAAAGATAGAAACTCCTAAATCACTGCGAAAATCGAAAAGTCCCCTTGGTTTTATGGGGGACTTTTCATTGGTGATCAGTAAATGATTATTTTCCTAAATGCCGACCGGGTAGTTTTGAAAAAATAAACCCCGCGCGGTACATCAGGGATCCTTATTTCGGTGACTTTCTTCCACTGGGTTATCCTCGCGCCGGTGATCGAGTAAAGCGCATAGTCACCCAAAGGCAGTTTAAGACAGGCGCCTTTTTTAATGACCGTCGGCAGGGTGTTCGACCCATTTATTCTTATGGCTGATTCCTCTATGCCGTACCACGGCGTGGCTTCGAATAGCGCGATGCTTGCCGGCGCAAAATCATAAGTCAGATAAGTCCAGCCCTGACGCACGCTGTCCGGAAACATCGTACCATGATCGACAATACCGGTCGTGCCGTTATACGGCGCGGCAAGCGGCGCATTGTTGGTTATGTCGTAATAATGCATGACCACCAGCGTATCTTTTATTTTTAAAGACATAGTGTAGGTGGTATCGAGACTCTTATTGACTATTACCATCGCGTATTTTCGGTCCGAGGACCGTTTTGACGCCCAGCATTCAATGCCGTATCCAGAATTTTTCTGGTTTGAGGATGAATAGATGAGCGTATCACCGAAATAAGTGTTGTACAATTCAAGCACGTGCGATGGCATGCGCCGGCTTACCGTGTCACCGCGGATAATGCCGAAATAAGGAAAATCAGAGCTCGACGGGCTGCCTTCATGGATGCTGTAAACGCCTGCCATTGGAAGCCCGGCGTGCATCCAGTGGCCGATACAATCCGCTACAAAAAGACCGCAGAGGTAGTTCCACCAAAACCGGTCGGGTATCATAATGATGCCGGCGTTATACTCAAGCACGATCGTCTTTATGGAACCGGCACCGATCGCGTTTAAAGAATCGCGGAACATTTGCACATAGGACTCAGCCGGAAAGATCGTATCGGTTCGCATTAACGCTTGAATGTAAGCCGTTGTGTCCATGATCGAATCCCATGCGAAGTAGGGATAATAATGGACGTCAAGGTAATCCAGGCGGTCTATGTTGGGCTGGACGACCGGTCTGACCCAGGCAGGGT contains:
- a CDS encoding FlgD immunoglobulin-like domain containing protein — translated: DKNWVSIPYNTSYANASDAYTDIGISVCYGIRKLDAVTQLYTTCYWDSDLEMFINDYPVVLGIAYEVLVSTDAVWTPDVYTNRGTDIVSVPVKERSGTMAVIMEPDWSMLQNEEKMSVVSDRQPYSIRGRIKGETSGLAMRCYILSRPDELLTESVQACGIRSGNRNTVWWAELGNLLSPWRVGDEVVVLLSKEGYYGIVRYQLDNKSDMVKLPDITLSAVPEIEIKQSVDGGMELSWQAVNDPLVIGYSVYRISDDQTYERLNNEIIKGTSFTVNNAAIDGRFELRLVFAGGWESGFYTAVVDKVADGVQTDGDVRIPVAFALDQAKPNPFVGQTEISFTVAQTRSVELKVYDIAGKLVRTLKNEVLEPGYYTCTWNGSDDAGSALPAGVYFVELRTGHGKYTEKVIMKR